Proteins encoded in a region of the Panicum hallii strain FIL2 chromosome 3, PHallii_v3.1, whole genome shotgun sequence genome:
- the LOC112886408 gene encoding monothiol glutaredoxin-S9-like encodes MYQAIPYGASRPWPPRPRPAPMAAEAATVVDAAVAAAAERLPAQQPAAAAREEVRRAVAESPVLVVGRRGCCLSHVVKRLLQGLGVNPAVHEVAGEVELAGIVDGDVALPAVFVGGRLLGGLDRLMAVHISGELVPILKEAGALWL; translated from the coding sequence ATGTACCAGGCCATCCCGTACGGCGCCAGCCGGCCgtggccgccgcgcccgcgccccgcgccgatGGCCGCCGAGGCGGCGACCGTCGTggacgccgccgtcgccgcggcggcggagaggttgcCTGCCcagcagccggcggcggcggcgagggaggagGTGAGGCGGGCCGTGGCGGAGAGCCCCGTGCTGGTGGTGGGGAGGCGCGGGTGCTGCCTCAGCCACGTCGTGAAGCGGCTGCTGCAGGGGCTCGGGGTCAACCCCGCCGTGCAcgaggtcgccggcgaggtGGAGCTCGCCGGGATCGTCGACGGCGACGTCGCGCTCCCGGCGGTGTTCGTCGGGGGCAGGCTCCTCGGGGGCCTCGACCGGCTCATGGCCGTGcacatctccggcgagctcgtgCCCATACTGAAGGAGGCCGGTGCGCTATGGCTTTGA